A stretch of Malus sylvestris chromosome 11, drMalSylv7.2, whole genome shotgun sequence DNA encodes these proteins:
- the LOC126588703 gene encoding transcription factor MYB46-like: MRKPEPSSAAAGKNNKENNSNSKLRKGLWSPEEDDKLMRYMINNGQGCWSDVARNAGLQRCGKSCRLRWINYLRPDLKRGAFLPQEEELIIHLHSLLGNRWSQIAARLPGRTDNEIKNFWNSTIKKRLKNLSSSNGSPNTSDSSPEAKDHRVVAASRFIIPGQEHGMVPIYMDSTSSFMQSAVLSHMFDPFPALDIDQGGLTLPGAGGYYNANPCITQREIGVGGGDDCYNFGGNGGFGSGDVDIGVEGEIFVPPLESVSIEDQNIKTETTYGDSKNNNIYYNNINSILTCNKTNKNIKGESIIGVGNYFDDDQEELTMGDWDLEDLMKDVSSSSFPFLDYQS; encoded by the exons ATGAGGAAGCCAGAGCCTTCCTCTGCAGCAGCAGGCAAGAACAACAAAGAGAACAACTCCAACAGTAAGCTCCGAAAGGGTTTGTGGTCGCCGGAGGAGGACGACAAGCTGATGAGGTATATGATCAACAATGGCCAAGGTTGTTGGAGCGATGTGGCAAGAAACGCTGGTCTGCAGAGGTGCGGCAAGAGTTGCAGATTGCGCTGGATCAATTACTTGAGGCCCGACCTTAAGCGAGGTGCCTTTTTGCCCCAAGAAGAAGAGCTCATTATCCATTTGCATTCTCTCCTTGGAAACAG GTGGTCACAAATTGCAGCCCGGCTGCCAGGAAGAACTGACAATGAAATAAAGAATTTCTGGAACTCAACAATAAAGAAAAGGTTAAAGAATTTGTCATCCTCCAATGGCTCACCAAACACAAGCGACTCATCCCCAGAGGCTAAAGATCATCGTGTGGTGGCAGCCAGTAGGTTCATTATTCCCGGCCAAGAACATGGCATGGTGCCAATTTACATGGACTCAACATCTTCATTCATGCAATCTGCGGTCCTCAGCCACATGTTCGATCCATTTCCTGCACTCGATATTGATCAGGGTGGCCTAACCTTGCCCGGTGCAGGTGGATACTACAACGCCAACCCATGCATAACACAAAGGGAGATTGGAGTCGGTGGTGGTGATGATTGTTATAATTTTGGAGGAAACGGAGGGTTTGGGAGTGGGGATGTTGATATTGGGGTAGAAGGAGAGATATTTGTCCCTCCCCTTGAGAGTGTCAGCATTGAAGACCAAAATATTAAAACTGAAACCACCTATGGGGatagtaaaaataataatatttactacaataatataaatagcATCCTCACCTGcaataaaactaataaaaatattaaaggtGAGAGCATAATTGGGGTTGGGAATTACTTTGACGATGATCAGGAAGAGTTAACAATGGGGGACTGGGACttggaggatttgatgaaagaTGTTTCATCTTCCTCCTTTCCTTTTCTTGACTACCAAAGTTGA